The genomic region TAGTCTTGATTTTCTTCTGTCATCATATTCTAATCCAGTGTGAGCTCAGAAGAGGTGCAGAATAAGGGCTGCAAAGCAGAACACACATAGTGCTTCTCAGGTGAGCCGCAGTGCTATCACAAAGCCGAACAACTACGGTACAGTCCCCATGCGCTGCAGTTGGGCCAGATGCGGTGATGTTTCTTTTCTGTCGCGGCGTATATCACACAGCGGATACACTTTTCCCAGATAAACCATGATTGTTGAACGACCTTATTAGACCATAAAGTAGGTAAGCAGGCTAACGTTACGTAAGTTAGCTAGGCTAGCCAACTAATGCTAATAGCTGGCTAACGTTATGTCAGTTGTGAACAGTTTGGTCTGCCGTGCTTTTAAGCTAACGTAAACTACGTCTCGATTTGACTTGTCTTGAGCGAGGCTAaatcttgatttgatttgaggtattGTAACTAGCTATCTTAGTTGTTGTTGGTTCTGATCAGgcataactagctagctagcttacgttTGCcattcacagctagctagctaattatatACTGCAaactacgttagctagctaacgcttGTCCACACTACGGGTAGTTTTCTAGCTAGCTAACGCAGTTGTTACTTGTTTAGCTAACTAGCGAAAGTTGTCTAACGAAAGTTGTCTAGCTAATTAAAGTTACCTATAATAACACCTAGTTACATATTTAGGTAGTTCAAGTACGTTAATCTAGTTGGTTAACTAGCTAATCTATCCATTTGACCACTAGCGACAGATGATGAAAtattaacgttagctaactatagTATGGTCAAAAAGCCTAGTTATATTGCTGACGTTAATTTTTGGGCAGGTCGACGTGCTATTATGAGTAAACGGGTTTGTGTTGGCTAACGTTATTTGGTTGATTATCTTTAGGTAGCTAACTACGTTATTAGCTAAACCTCAGATTACTCAATGATGGCCCCACTAAATTGTAGCTAGCAAGCATTTGTAGTGATTTATTATTAACGTTAGCCTATTGCTACCAAAGTTAAATACTGGTGTTTTGTTTGTCTTTACCTAGCTAATACTTCTGCCCTCTCTTAATAACACTGACACCTAGCTAGCTGGGTCTCTAGTAAAGATGAACATTGATGACAAGCTGGAGGGGATGCTGCTAAAGTGTAGTGGGGTAGTGGATGAGAGGGTggggatagggggagggggtCTGGTCGTCATGACCCTGGGCGAGAGGGGGTTAGCCCACCACCCCCTGTtagctgatgatgatgatgatgaagaggatgaTGACCTGACAGGGGTTTCAATAGTGTCTCATGACTTGATTGCAACTGATGAACTGATGGTACATGAGGAGACTGTGAAGAATGACCGGGAAGAGGGAATGATGCAGAGACTCGCACACAAGCTGCCATGCACGCTCCACATGCCTGTGagtacatgcatacatacatcaTGCATGCATTCTTATTGCCAGTCTTGCAATACATGCACTGTAGTGTAAACCATGACTTTGGGTGAATCTCAAGTCTTTGTTTTTTCATCTCTTTGCCTCCTTTTTTGAAGAATTGGGATTCACCCATTGAGAGCGTTGTCATTCTGACTATAATCGGTGAAATTAATTAATGGGAAGTGATTAAACAATGTTTTGCAGGTGAGCATCAAACAAGAGTTGAAGCTGTCTTCGGATCCACTGATgctgggaaagaaagagagaaaacagcCCAGGGACCTCACAACAGAGTGTCACAAGAAGAAGAGAAAACAGCGCTCTCCTGCCAAGGTTATATATTTGCTTGACACTAGGTCATAATCACATGTTAGGTCCAGATTAAATATTTATATTGTCACCTGAAAACTACCAGAtgaaaatcaaatgttttttttctgggtAAAGGCCCCGCTTTAGTTGTGAAATAATTGACTGACCTTTTGTTCTTGTCTTTCCATGCATCATTCCCCTTTTTGTTAGATTCTCACCATCAATGAGGATGGATCATTGGGTCTTCAGAGTCCAAAGTGTCATGTATGTGGGCACTGCAATGCAGCCTTCCGAACAAACTACCATCTACAAAGACACGTCTTCATCCACACTGGTATAATGTATTTTATGACGGTCGAGTCTGTTGATTAGCATTAAATGAACACAACAATTATTGTTAGTTACATTGTCTGCATAATAAGTAGGCTAACACAATTTCCCATTGAATAAATGCAAGAAAATATGGTAACTTACTGTTGCTTGGTTTCAGGTGAGAAGCCATTTCAGTGCAGCCAGTGTGATATGCGCTTCATACAGAAATACCTTCTCCAGAGACATGAGAAGATCCACACTGGTAAGAGAATGCCCCATGAAGCTATGATTGAACTATAGTAGCCAATGATTGGTCAAAGATCCCACTTGTTGAATGTTGTTACTAGCCCACAGAATAACCTGTCCCTTTGACTTTCTATTAGGTGAGAAGCCCTTCCGCTGTGAGGAGTGTGGCATGAGGTTCATTCAGAAATACCACATGGAGAGGCACAGAAGGACCCACAGTGGAGAGAAGCCCTATCAATGTGACTACTGCCACCAGGTTGGTTATTTATGTTATCAAAGCAAATGACAATGAACTTAAGAGTTGGGCTTGGCAAGACTGCACAAACAGGTCTGGTTTATAAAGCATGCAGAagctatttaaaaataaataaataattgtattACTGTCCTTGTATGCCACAAACCCATTCTTGTTTCCCACAGTACTTCTCCAGAACAGACCGGGTTCTAAAGCACAGGCGTATGTGCCGTGAGAGGAAAGCCCACAAGACAGCAGCAGTGGGGAAAGATGGAGGACTCCTGAGCGACACAGAATCTCTGGGCTTCTCCTTCCCTGCCAAAGAGTGCTCACTGCCCAAGAAGAAACGCCTGAAGACCTCAGACAAGTCTCAATGTGCTCTCTCAGCTGCTGCCACTGAAAACGTTGCCACAGTCGCTTCTCTTGGCGACATGGATAGGGAGGTGGAGCAAAGGCCGAGCAAAATTGAATGTCTACCTCTCTATGTGGTTACCTCCAAGGTGGTTAAAGATGAGTATGTGATGGCAGATTATTCTGTGGCACTTCCTGACACATCTAGTGGGCGGCAGTTGGGGCTGGGTGGGGAGAATCTCTCCTCTGAGGAGATTTATCCTCCCAAGCTGGTCCTCAAGAAGGTCCCCAAGAGGAGTCTGAAGCAACCAACTGAACCACCTGAGAGTTTATCCCCTTTGTCCTCTTTCGAAGACTGCAAAGTCACCAGGTACACGTTTGAGATTGTTGACAAACAAGGTCTTCTGGATGTGGATGTGGCTAACTCTGACCTGGAGCCAGTAGACGCTCTCCCAGGAGGGCAGACGAAACCAGCATCCAGCAGTACACACTACGACGATGCCATGCAGTTCCTGAAGAAGAAGAGGTATCTCCAGCAGGTCGCTATGGCCAACAACGACAACCGAGATTACGCTGTTAATGTAAGCAGCATCGCGTCCCAGGCTTCCGCTACACAAGTCGCAGTGGCCAGCGTCATAGACGAAACCGTTCCCGCCACCATCTTGGAACCCCAGCCGTTGAGTGTCGAGCTCAAGTCCAATCACGACAAGAACGTGCTCCCGGATGAGGTTCTCCAGACTCTCCTGGACCACTACTCAAACAAGGCCAACGTGCAGCCAGATATCTCCTTCAGTGTGGCCGACACTGAGGTGACATCCAGCATCTCCATCAACTCCTCCGATGTGTCTGAGGGCAGCCCGGTAGAAAGCTTGGGAGGTAACTCTCAAGCCCCATCAGCAGAGAAATCTAGCCTCCTGCACGAGTACTCCAAGTTCCTCCAGCAAGCACTGGAGAGGACCAGCCAGAACGATAGCTACCTGAGCAGCCAGAGTCTTACCTTTGTCACCGAGAGCCCCAGCCTTTCCAACCAGCCTCTGTTCTCTACAGAGAAGCAGTACCCTTCCCCCAGTAGGTTTACTGCTGGTACTGGTAAGTCAGGGATGAACTCTCCACTAAGGTCTACCTTGGAGAAACCCCATTTTGGACTCCTTGTAGGGGACTCCCAGCACTCTTTCTCATTTTCGGGGGATGAAACTACTACCTCGGCCGTGTCGCCAACCGAAGATTTTCTGGAGGGAGTTGCGTCCTCGAAAAAGACTGATGCTCAAGGGTTGCATCAGACTTATCAAATCAGCACCTTCGATCAGAACTTCCCGTCACAGTTCCAGACCTCACGTTCTGGAATCACCTCCCAGTTTACTATTGCCAATGGACAAGTCAGTCTGCGAAGTCACGGAACAGACTTCTCTGAATTCCCCATTGAGACGAGGTCTCAATTGAACTCTTCCCCTGATGCTACAAGCAGTCAAACGTTTGGTTGAGGATAATATTTACATTATTCTACAATGATTTTAAAAGGCACTTTATACCCATATCCTCTGTCCTGCCAAAATAGGTTACACTGCAAAGGTGGGTGTTGCTCAAAGCATTTaatgatttaaaaatatataatttctgTTAGACCAAAGTGGTCAATTTTGCGAATcgtgaaaaataaataataatgtatATGAAGCAAAACATTAAATTGGGTTTTTGGGGAAGAAACTACAGCCCGACCTATGTTTTTTGGGGGTATGgttcagatttttttttggggggggggggatctaaaACTTAGTTTTAGATCTACCGATTTACTGTTTTACAGCGTGGAAATTAATTGTCATTTTCCCACCCTGAATTCTCAAATTGCCATCCAAAAAGGCAATTGTCCAATAACTATGCTTCAAATGTTGTTTTCTTACATTGTGATAATGACACATCATGAAAATGGACACAAGTGTTCAGATCAGCCCAGTAGTGAAATGGATTTGATTGCATAGTCACTCTATTTTTGTCTCCAATTTCATTTTCTGCTTGACTTCAATCATGTTTCTTCCACCTTTTTATTGCTTTAACTCTAACTAGGTATCTGTGCCTGTATttataaagtgtctcagagtaataGGAAAGATTTTAACGAACCCAAGATGGACCAGAGCCTGTAGTTTCCAATGGGCACAAAttaatcatagtgggcagaacaagcaaggaggtgggcagagccagcacgagctagtgagatcctattggccTGCTCCagcatttatttgcatatttccgttcGGGAACGCCTACACTGAAGTacgcgtgtgcaataactcaattcgccctTGCACTCCTAACAAACgtattttaaaaaaaaaatgtaaaattatTTGGCGAAGGGTGATGTCTACAAAACGCAGTCTATTGTTGGAgattctagttttggaaacagaactgtatggagatcaaatgtttaatcaATGAGAAAATTAGTAGAATGTCTGCCACAATCCTTCTCGCTCCATCTTTTCCCACTGCCGGCCACTGAGCTTCCTAACATCCCCATAGTTAGTTGGAAttccaaccggatgcttcacaaTTATTTATATATCTGGCTCATTGTTTTAACTGTGGTAATGGTGCTGGTCTAGGGTCAGTTTTGCCTTTTCAATCATAAGGTATGGACAGGGGGGGCTGGTCCTAGATCTGAGACCATATGAAGGGACCCTGTTACCATGTGACGTGTCGGCATAACAGTCCTGCTATATAACTGCTGAATGTAGAGTTGTCCACCTGTTGATTATGTATAGTTGCTTGCTAGACTCCTGTTTTCAAGTTGACACCATGGTAAGAGTGGGTATCCTCATGGTGTATAGCCTGAAATATATATAGATTTGATCATATGATGATCACAAGATTTTGATTTGATCAATCTTAATTTGAAGTCGAGTTATTCAAAGCTCTCCCCCTGAAAGAAATGTATGAGTTTGTATGGTTGATGGTGTGGAATCAAGTGTATAATTCATCATCAATCACCAGAACTTGCTATAAATAGGTTGTTTTATAATGGCTAAGACACATCTAGACATTTGATTTTTCTTAATATTAAATTGTTTGCACAATGGACCTTAAGTGAGGTCATGTGGTGATAACCTCATTCAGATATTTTTAGAGTTTAGATTATGGTTCAAATGAAAACTGAAATGCTTTGGTATTGTTCATAAAAATGTTACACATATTTGATGCATGCACTTATCAGGAAACAAATCATGGGTCATTGCTTATGTATTAATCTAAACAGTCATAGGATACTTGAAATTCTCGAAGGGTTGGTACTCTTCGGGCCGGTTTTTCCAGTACCAGGTTAAGACCACAGGACGAAAAATCTCAATGTAAAATCTCCACATCCATTTATTTTTAGTTCATGAGTGGAATGGGAAATCAGTCTTtgaatatatataaaataaacattttgcacACACTTCATTATGGGAGAATGTATGTCAGTCATTGTAAGATAATTGCCCATTCAGCACTACTTTATATCGTACATTAACACATGTAGCTGTAAGAGATTCAAACGATTGCTCCATTTTATTTAGGCTCCTGTCCTggaaaatacagttgaagtcggaagtttacatgcaccttagccaaatacatttcaactcagtttttcacaattcctgacatttaatccgagtaaaaattccctgtcttaggtcagttaggatcaccactttattttaaggatgtgaaatgtcagaataatagtagaggaatttatttcagcttttatttctttcatcacattcccagtgggtcagaagtttacatacactcaattagtatttggtagcattgcctttaaatcgtttaacttgggtgaaatgtttcgggtagccttccacaagcttcccacaatgagttgggtggaatttggcccattcctcctgacagagctggtgtaactgagtcaggtttgtaggcctccttgctcgcacagactttttcagttctgtccacaaatgttctataggtttgaggtcagggctttgtgatggtcactcccaataccttgactttgttgtcctaaagccattttgccacaactttggaagtatgcttggggtcactgtccatttggaagacccatttgagaccaagcattaacttcctgactgatgcttcaatatatccacataattttcctttcctcatgatgtcatctattttgtgcagtgcaccagtccctcctgcagcaaagcacccccacaaaatgatgctgccacccccgtgcttcacggttcggatgatgttcttcggcttgcaagcctccccctttttcctctgaacataacgatggtcattatagccaaacagttctatttttatttcatcagaccagaggacatttatccaaaaagtacgatctttgtccccatgtgcagtttcaaaccgtagtctggcttttttattgcagttttcttgctgagcggcctttcatttTGTCAatttaggacttgttttactgtggatatagatgcttttgtacctgtttcctccagcatattcacaaggtcctttgctgctgttctgggattgatttgcatttatcacaccaaagtacgttaatctctaagagacagaacgtgtctctttcctgagcggtataccggctgtgtggtcccatggtgtgtgtacttgcgtactgttgtttgtacagttgaatgtggtaccttcaggcgtttggaaattgctcccaaggatgaaccaggcttgtggaggtctacaatttattttctgagggcttggctgatttcttttgattttaccatgatgtcaagcagaggcactgagtttgaaggtaggccttgaaatacatccacaggtacaccttcaattgactcatgatgtcaattagcctatcagaagcttctaaagccatgacatgattttctggagttttctaagctgtttaaaggcacagtcaacttagtgtatgtaatcttctgacctactggaattgtgatccagtgaaataatctgtctataaacaattgttggaaaatgtacttgtgtcatgcacaaagtagatatcctaaccgacttgccaaaactttgttaacaagaaatttgtggagtgtttgaaaaacgagttttgatgactccaacctaagtatgtaaacttcagacatcAACTATATTTTAATAGTTCTGTGCTTTTTGAAGTATTTCTAGCCTCCACCGTATGGTTGATAGTCATTCTTGGTGACCGTCAAGTCAAACTACTGCTCCATCTGGACTTTCTGAAACATACAATTCAAGGTTAATGGTTAGTTTTTTTTTAAGTGGACATGCAACTTTCCCCTCTTTTATAAGCGCTTCTCTTTCACACATTTTAGCCCTCTTGGTATTTCAGCAAAGACTGAACGCTGACATCGCTTCTGATTTCCTACCTTCATGGCACAGATATTTTAAATCAAACTTAATTTTGCAATATACTGGTATATTTTATTAGGCGTTTCTCTGTGTGCTTTCACCTTGGTAAAATTGTTAGGATGGCTTTTAGTGCCCCATAAAGTTCTGAACATCAAGCTTTGACTTGCAAAATTACATTTTAAATAAATTGTCTTTCTTTATAGATATTACAATGCGTAACTTTCTGAATAGTAAGGCAGAGGTTACATAAAAGGGTTTCTATGGTATATATTGAATCAGAATAATTGTTGCATGTGAAGCGAAACACAACGGCCACATTTGAAATGTACCTTGACAAATTGAAATGAGTTCTTTTTATATTGCCTTAGTCATTTTTGTCTTGCATGATGTCTCTCCGTTGTGCTTTATTGTTAATGTGTCTTTTAAAGTTAAATTGTTTAGTTAACATGCTAGCTATTAAATCTATCTTGTCAACATTGTTTTACATTAAATGCTAGCTTCTCTAACTTGTTACATTTCTACAATAGGTTAAGAGATTAGATTTAATGTTAGGTGTTACAATACCCTTGTTCTGGATTCAACAGCTATGAAACTTTGCTCTGTAAACATTCCCTCTGTACAATGTATAGAAAGTTGGTCTCTCTGCTATAAGTAAGTTGTGTATTTTCTGTTCTGGACAACCTGGTGTAATAGCTACATGACTGGAGACTGGTCTATAATGTTTTATGGAACGTCTTTCTTTTCATTAGGTTGCCAATGCAATTTATTGTTTGTCAATACACAGCTACTTCATGTTCTGTGAAACCATAGCTTTTTGCCACCCATTTTTGGAATTTCTCTCAGTAGTGATTTGAATAGCATTGGACCACAGCTATGATTTGACCTGCAGTAATGAAGTCCACCCATCCTTACATGAACTAGTAGTTATAGTATTGTGGACTGGACTGTCAGTTTGAAGAATACCTGGATTATCATCATCCTCCTAAATTAATCAATTTATTATTCATTGTCATGTGGCATATAGCTGAAATGTTGACATTTTAAATTAATCAATCATTAGGTGGTTCCAAAACGATTTTCATTTTGTGTCAAATTGTCATCTGATTGTATGGTTTTAGTGTTCAATGAGACCTACTATACTCCAGTGAAAGAAATCACTTTCAAAAGCACAGTGTGTATTTCTCCATGACTATCTAAGACTGCGTATACACAGGCATCCCAACTCTATTTTTCTACCCGTTGGAATTTTGATCAATCAAATCTGCTCTATTGCACATAATTGGACAGAAGATCAGGAttgagctgcctgtgtaaacacatcCTTAGAGagacagtgtacaaaacattaggaacaccttccttataTTGAGTTTTGCCCTCAGCAGCCTCAATTCGACAGGGCAtagactacaaggtgtcaagcgttctgcagggttgctggcccatgttgacaccaGTCCTTCCCACAGTTGAAGTGGatgtaacaggtgacatcaataagagatcaaagcattcacctggtcagtctatgtcatggaaagatcaggtattcctaatgttttgtatactctgtATATAATACCTATAATAATTTTTAGACCCCAAAAGCAGCACCTTCAACCGCATACAGAGGGAACTGAACATATTTCTGTTTATCTTTGTGAAAAAAGCAACCAATTTTTGGGACAGTTCCACCACAGTAACCCCCTATACATAAACTGACCGTAAGTGTCCTTGTATAAGCTGGTGAAAAATGAAACTTGTTTCAtcaatgtggggggggggggggcggggggaaATATCAAAGTGAAAATATTTTGACAAATATTTAGTTCTATTTTTGAAAATGCAATGTGTCACTTGTAAAAAGGTTCTTCTGAAGTATGTAAGTCATATACAGTCATTATTGCAGACAGTTCTCAGTTAATATTAGATAATTGTTTGATTGTGAATATGTTGAGCTTGGAAAATTGGGGACAAAATCTTCCTTTTGAGACCAGAGTTATTTTGACTCAGATTTTCATACTGGATCATTGAACTAAAGGAAGCATAAAAAAAACAATTGTTGGTCAAGTTATGATAAAGTATTGAATTATTCAAATTCACAGGTGGTTGATCAAAAGCCAGATGTTGATTTGCATAGTCTTTTAAGTTGTCCATTTGAGTGatctgttttatatatatataaatatgtcaTGTACTGCTTTAATTGTAGCTGATTTATTTCAGTAAATGACTATTAGATGTGAGATCTGATTTGAAtgcttttattttatttggaaGGACATGATGAACATTCTCAGTACAGCAGGCCTACAGTTTGTTAGTAATATTAACCTAATAATTAAAGGTCATTTATTAGGCTTTTTTTTCCATCATAGGGAATATAAAATACACATAGTCTAACACTTGTGAATTCGCCTTGGTATTTCAATTGGATTGCTGCCAAGTTCACATTTGAAGGTTGGCCAAAACTAACAAATGGCGTAGCTGTATCTTTTTGGAGCAGAGCAACACACCTATAAAGTGGCATtggacaaaacaaacatttacctGCTGACGTTAGTCGAACACGTAGCAATACTACGCTTATGGTGCATACAGAGTGTGAGGGCAAACCATACGGTTGGATTTTTTTTATCACAACATTAATGATTTATATGATCTTTAATGAACTTTTATTGTATTAAGATTTTAGAATGAGAAACTCGATATTTGGAACAGGCTGTTTTTGAGGACTTCAGTGGAGATGGTAGTTCATTTTtgaggtaggtaaagaaataaccATCATTGTGCTGATTTTTCACTGTTTCAACATCAGATTTGCTGAAATAAGGACGaggtgagatttttttttttttgatctgCGTTTATTGAATTGTTCCTATTCCCGATTGACAGCAATATAGCCTATATGCATAAtcgtgagaagaaaaaaaaacacattttaatataACGGACGTGATTTAATGTCGTGAAAATGGAATCGTTTTCCTTAAAGACTAAATTACATGTTGACCCAGTGAATACATCTTATGTCAAGGAATGTACCGGTAATTCGATTTTTTTTCTCTCGTCGAATTCAACTACCCTACCACGATCCAGGCAAGTCAGGTTCGTGCTGTTGCATAATCACACCTGCCTGCATCCGGGTGGCTGTTTAGTTGTCACACCTCTAT from Oncorhynchus masou masou isolate Uvic2021 chromosome 29, UVic_Omas_1.1, whole genome shotgun sequence harbors:
- the LOC135519274 gene encoding zinc finger protein 148-like isoform X2 — encoded protein: MSHDLIATDELMVHEETVKNDREEGMMQRLAHKLPCTLHMPVSIKQELKLSSDPLMLGKKERKQPRDLTTECHKKKRKQRSPAKILTINEDGSLGLQSPKCHVCGHCNAAFRTNYHLQRHVFIHTGEKPFQCSQCDMRFIQKYLLQRHEKIHTGEKPFRCEECGMRFIQKYHMERHRRTHSGEKPYQCDYCHQYFSRTDRVLKHRRMCRERKAHKTAAVGKDGGLLSDTESLGFSFPAKECSLPKKKRLKTSDKSQCALSAAATENVATVASLGDMDREVEQRPSKIECLPLYVVTSKVVKDEYVMADYSVALPDTSSGRQLGLGGENLSSEEIYPPKLVLKKVPKRSLKQPTEPPESLSPLSSFEDCKVTRYTFEIVDKQGLLDVDVANSDLEPVDALPGGQTKPASSSTHYDDAMQFLKKKRYLQQVAMANNDNRDYAVNVSSIASQASATQVAVASVIDETVPATILEPQPLSVELKSNHDKNVLPDEVLQTLLDHYSNKANVQPDISFSVADTEVTSSISINSSDVSEGSPVESLGGNSQAPSAEKSSLLHEYSKFLQQALERTSQNDSYLSSQSLTFVTESPSLSNQPLFSTEKQYPSPSRFTAGTGKSGMNSPLRSTLEKPHFGLLVGDSQHSFSFSGDETTTSAVSPTEDFLEGVASSKKTDAQGLHQTYQISTFDQNFPSQFQTSRSGITSQFTIANGQVSLRSHGTDFSEFPIETRSQLNSSPDATSSQTFG
- the LOC135519274 gene encoding zinc finger protein 148-like isoform X1, coding for MNIDDKLEGMLLKCSGVVDERVGIGGGGLVVMTLGERGLAHHPLLADDDDDEEDDDLTGVSIVSHDLIATDELMVHEETVKNDREEGMMQRLAHKLPCTLHMPVSIKQELKLSSDPLMLGKKERKQPRDLTTECHKKKRKQRSPAKILTINEDGSLGLQSPKCHVCGHCNAAFRTNYHLQRHVFIHTGEKPFQCSQCDMRFIQKYLLQRHEKIHTGEKPFRCEECGMRFIQKYHMERHRRTHSGEKPYQCDYCHQYFSRTDRVLKHRRMCRERKAHKTAAVGKDGGLLSDTESLGFSFPAKECSLPKKKRLKTSDKSQCALSAAATENVATVASLGDMDREVEQRPSKIECLPLYVVTSKVVKDEYVMADYSVALPDTSSGRQLGLGGENLSSEEIYPPKLVLKKVPKRSLKQPTEPPESLSPLSSFEDCKVTRYTFEIVDKQGLLDVDVANSDLEPVDALPGGQTKPASSSTHYDDAMQFLKKKRYLQQVAMANNDNRDYAVNVSSIASQASATQVAVASVIDETVPATILEPQPLSVELKSNHDKNVLPDEVLQTLLDHYSNKANVQPDISFSVADTEVTSSISINSSDVSEGSPVESLGGNSQAPSAEKSSLLHEYSKFLQQALERTSQNDSYLSSQSLTFVTESPSLSNQPLFSTEKQYPSPSRFTAGTGKSGMNSPLRSTLEKPHFGLLVGDSQHSFSFSGDETTTSAVSPTEDFLEGVASSKKTDAQGLHQTYQISTFDQNFPSQFQTSRSGITSQFTIANGQVSLRSHGTDFSEFPIETRSQLNSSPDATSSQTFG